The following DNA comes from Rhinolophus sinicus isolate RSC01 linkage group LG06, ASM3656204v1, whole genome shotgun sequence.
TGGATGAAATTGCATGGAGACGAACTGTGTGTTAGGATTAAAGGATGCCTGGAGGGAGTGGGCTCGCACGATAGTCAGAAATCTTGTATTTTTGTTGCATGGACACTTGATTTTCAGTGTTTGGAATCATGTTTTTCTTGGAGGTAACCAGAGTGATGAAAAAGTAACCTTAGGCGTGGTGTGGCCGTCTTGGTCACCTGTGTGCCACTTGCCAATGCTAGGACTTGTCATAGTTACACTGACTGTTACCTCCATCCAGCCCaggttcctttttcctctcttacCTTGCTTTCCTTGATAACAGTCCCGTTACCTTGTGTTTTCTAGATTGGTCCCCGCCGCATACACACAGTCCGTGTGCGTGGAGGCAACAAGAAGTACCGTGCATTGAGGCTGGATGTGGGGAACTTCTCCTGGGGCTCAGAGTGTGAGTGAGGCCCTTCAGGGGTGGGTGGGAACTCGACACCTAATCCTTTCTAAGCTTCATTAAGGGTGCTCAGCAGGAAATCCATGGTCTCCACCCAGATACCGAAGTTTCTTCTTGAACGATTCTGAGGTGGTGGTAACCAGAGAGTTCTCACCAGCCTGTCCTAGCTCTTAACTCCTGTCGTCCCAGGGAGTGGGAGTGGGTCTGAATCTAGAGACTGTACGTGATGCCCCATGGTTGGGTAAAGACTTAGAGTTCCCTTGCTTCTCCTTAGGCCCTATTAGGGCAGGGATGGGAGGGGTAAGGCCAGTTGGCCTCTGGTTTGTATGTCTTGATTCTGAATTTCTCCTGTGCACAGGTTGTACGCGCAAAACAAGGATTATTGATGTGGTCTACAATGCCTCCAACAACGAACTGGTCCGCACCAAGACGCTAGTGAAGAACTGCATTGTGCTCGTCGACAGCACGCCGTATCGACAGTGGTACGAGTCCCACTACGCACTGCCCCTGGGCCGCAAGAAGGGGGCCAAGCTGGTGCGTGTTTGGGGTGCCAACTTCCCtgtaggggagggaggaggcctaCCTGATTCCAGCCTTCTTGTGATGAAAATTCTGTCCAGTTCTGCTACTGAAGGGAGAGAGATGAAAGCCTTTAGTGCTGAGGAAGGCAGTAGGAGTTGGGATGTGTAGAGTTAAAGGCTATGATGACATTTCTTCCCTGAGCTAGGGTTTGGGGGGCTCCCATCTCACCCATCTGTATCTCTTTTATTCAGACTCCCGAGGAGGAagagattttaaacaaaaaacgatcaaagaaaattcagaagaaatatgatgaaaggaaaaagaatgccaAAATCAGCAGTCTTCTAGAGGAGCAGTTCCAGCAGGGCAAGCTTCTTGGTGAGATGTCTGTTgcattggggggtggggggtggggtcacAAGATAACGGTGTGCCCTCTGCATTTTAAACCCTTGCCTCAGTTCTTTTGACTGTCTGCTATTTGGTATAGTGGGTTCACTAGGACAGTTTAATCAACCCATTAGTGTGAAACTAAAATGGGAAATAGTAGGCAAGAGTTCACAGGCCTGAGCTTGGCCTTCGCGTCTGAGTTTCAGTAGTATTTTGAGAAGTCTGTGTCCAGGCTAAGGGGGCTGTCTCAGTGATGAAAACTTTGTCCAGTTCTGCTACTGAGTTTAAGTGACGATAAAATATATCTGAGGAGACTGGGTTTCATGCCTGCCCCCAGGATACCTAAAGCAACGTTGACTTTTAAAGGCACATAGGTTTGGGGAGGGCCACAGTATTATTTTGCTAAGGACCACATACTTTCTTGCAGCGTGCATCGCTTCCAGACCAGGCCAGTGTGGCCGAGCAGATGGCTATATACTAGAAGGCAAGGAGCTGGAGTTCTACCTGAGGAAAATCAAGGCCCGGAAAGGCAAATAAATCAGCCCTCCTAGCTAAGTCCGTGTAATAAAGGCTTTTCGTGTTCTGTGTCCAGATTGTATTGAATACTCGATTGGCAAACTGTAGAGTGcccccacttccctctccctGAAGGCTGGCGTATTATCTAGGCTGTGCCATTCTCAAATGGGGACATTTCTCGCCCTAAAGGTTGTTCTTCAGTGGGGCCAAGGATGTGGAATTCAGGTCAAGCAGAGACCATATAAGGGAAGTATCCCATCACTGGGGCCGTCAACAATATTGGGGTGTTGACCGGACCATGATTGGAACCTGAAGCAATGTTATCTATGTAAAGTTGATTCTTTTAGACATCCTATGGTCCTCGGACCTtggttttaatgttttaattcaaaGTTTACAACCTGGGTTCATAAGTGATCTAGAAATCTTGAAATTGTGTTCCAGGTGTCTGCATTGTTgaagacctgctcttatattagtttttgctccaaaagacaccttacaGCTAATTGTCAGGCTAGgccttttggggaaacatggtacttataTATGTGTATCCTATCAGATTTTAGATgtctataattttataatttttttctggagcCCTAATTCCTTTTCACTGCTCAAAAGTATGTTAGATTACCAGTGGTTTCTGCATTGCTGTCTAAAGGTCAGCTTTTTGTCTTCTGTTTGACTACGTCATCTATCTCCAGCATTTAAATGTAGGTTCCAACTCTCTGACTTTAGTCCAGACCTACTTGACACTTGTACTTGGATGTGAGCGTGTTCCAAACTGATCACATTCCTCCAGCTCTCCCTTTTCAAGTAGTTTCTCAACTATTTGCAGCAAATACTTGTTTTTATACGACTGCTTAAATCTAAATCTTGGGTCATTCTGCCACTTAACACTCCTACAACTAATGTCACCGTCTTGTTCAACCTTTGACACCACCTCTACTATTCTGGTAACTTTTGGATCCTACTTGTCTCATTGCTGCTTCTGTTGTCCCCAGTGCAATCCCAGCAATCggtgattattttaaaagatctttgaCACAGCTTCCCATCTCAAAATCTTTACTATATATCATGGAACTAAATGTGACCTGATCCCTTTTTTCTTCAGTGACTTCCATCCTGGCCTTAACTGAATTTATGTTCATTTGCTACATTCCTTTTGTTGGGAACACTTCCAGTACTTATATGGCTTACTCCCTCCAAGTCTTTGTCACCCTAGTAAGTTCTTTCCCaaccacagaattttaaattGCAGTCGCCTCCACTgtgttctttgcccatttttcttattccttaaCATGGTGTAAACTTTGCCCcttttgcttgtcttttttttgCCTTCTCTCAGAATGTAACTCCAGGGGTGGCTGGTTTGCTCAGTTaaagcgtggtgctaataacaccaaggttgcgggttcgatccctgcatgggctaCTGGGAggtgcgccctccttaaaaaattaagtaaataaatttctctttaaaaaaagaatgtaactCCAGGGAAACGGATATTTGTTTTCAGCAGTGTATCCAGTATCTGGAAAAGTACATGGCAATATGCCAGGCACTCAAATACGATAACTTAAAGAATTAATGAAGATTTTCTCCAATTTAAAGTTGAAAGTGCAAGTATATATCTTAAGAGCCAAAGTGCAAAATCCAATTGGCTAAATTTCATCAACTTGGCTAAGTTTCAGACCTCTGAATAGTCAACTGGGAAAGGTAAAATAGGAGATGACCCCTCCATTTTGAGTACAAAAACttaaggataaaagaaaaactaccCTCAAAACCTTAACATTGGCTCTGGGGAGACCTGGTCCCTGCCTTCCCACCCAGTGGGTCTTCGTGCACCATCTTAATAGTAGTTCATGTTTACTGAGAGCTCTGCACCAGGCAGGCAGTTGTAGCAACACAGCACTTTGCGTTTGCTTTCTAGTTTGAACCCGATGGGGCATTGATCTTTACTCCTTCACTTCTGCTTCTAACCCTTCACGGCCAGTGGGTTCTCTCTAAAGAGGAATCCAACCACTTCTATCTCTACTGCTTTCACAGATGACCATTCTTGCCCTGCAGCGAGGCTACCTACCCCTGTAAACCCAGCAGAAAACCTCAAATAccttggggcggctggatggctcagcatGCGTGAGCTCTTAACTCTGGTTggcttcccacatgggccagtgagctgcgccctccacaactagattgacaacaatgagctgccactgagcttcgggaggggcagccagatggctcggttagagcgcaagctctcaacaaggctgccagttcaattcccacatgggatggtgggctgcgccccctgcaactaaagattgaaaacggcagctggacttggaactgagctgcaccctccacaactagattgaaggacagacttggagctgatggaccctgaaAAAGACTACCTCAATATTACccagtaaaaaaaatgaaaacctcaaATACCTTCTCAGTGAATGGCTATCAGATGCTATTATCTCCACATTACATTTGGCCACTGCGAGGCTTAGAAATGTTCAATAATCCAGCAGGAAAGTAGCAAAATCAGCATTTTAATCTTGGCAGTCGACTGCCAGAGGCTACATGCTGAAAACCTCTCTACCTACACACTCCTGCCTCCCCTCGGAGTTCTGGCATTTATCATCCTTTGGCCTTAAAGTTCAGTCTTGACATTGACcaacttttttttaaggagggcgcagctcacagtggcccatgcggggatcgagcccgcaaccttggtgttagcaccatgctctaaccagccacccctgacCAATTTCTTTAGTGGGGGCTAAGTAAGCTT
Coding sequences within:
- the RPS8 gene encoding small ribosomal subunit protein eS8 — protein: MGISRDNWHKRRKTGGKRKPYHKKRKYELGRPAANTKIGPRRIHTVRVRGGNKKYRALRLDVGNFSWGSECCTRKTRIIDVVYNASNNELVRTKTLVKNCIVLVDSTPYRQWYESHYALPLGRKKGAKLTPEEEEILNKKRSKKIQKKYDERKKNAKISSLLEEQFQQGKLLACIASRPGQCGRADGYILEGKELEFYLRKIKARKGK